The genomic DNA TATGAAATCAGGTTTGGCTCCAATCAAAACAAGAATGAACtcccagggtttttttttttccatttcaactTTGTTTTCCCCCACACAGATGAATAAAATCCTTTGCTGGCGCCTCCAGTTTGAATGTCATTTGCCATCTGCTTCAGAGCTCATCTTCATCTGATAAAGCATCAAGGTAATCCGTATCAACATATAGGAGAAATCCAGAAAACAAGCTGTCTGCCCACGTTGGATCAGAAAAGAGACCATTTTGGTCAGTGTAGAAGATTTCAAGCCATACTTCATCCTCTGGCTGAAGGTAGATCACCGTGGATCCAGAAGCGACGTCGTGGTTGCCGGTGTTGGCGTCGAAAGTCTTGATGCGGTACTTGCCATTGTGAACCAGCCCAATGGCGAGGTGCTTGTTTGCTAAGGTGATGtcataagaaaaataataaatccccGGGATGGCACAAATGAACTTCCCTGTGGATGGGTTGTAATGCTCCCCCTCGTTGAAGAGGACTTTATTGAACACAATTGGTAGTCTTTCCTCTGGGTAGCTCGTGGTGATGCCCACAGAAAAGGCAGATTTCAGCACGATCTTTCCACACTTGCAGACCCCTGGTGCTCCTGGCTCTCCTCGGTCTCCTTTATCTCCCTTAGGTCCAGGGGGTCCAGCTGGACCTACGTCACCTTTGGCACCAGTCAATCCTCCAGGTCCTTTCTTACCAGACTCACCTTGGTCTCCCTTCTCTCCAGCTGGTCCTAATGGCCCAGTCTTTCCTCTTAAAccttcaaaaacattttaagttAGTTAATCGTTGCACATATCACCTCAGTAAATGATTGTGTGGGCTACTGTGTGTGCCtgaacaaacaagaaaaacatgGTCAGAATTTCAAAATAGTCTAGAAATACtttcaaaatgttttagaaAGTTTGCAAAAGGAATGCCACTAATTCCTACTTATCTTCATGTGTCTTGATTACACATTAAAGAATGTTATAGGTAATCAATCTATTGCTGCCTGAACTACCAGGCACTACtggtggcagggacagcagcatgACTACCTGTGTAGTCATACTTGTGCACTACACATTTCCTAAAAATAGAGCATTTTTAGTGCATACCTAAGCACCTGCTAATCTTTTAAGCCTGGTCAATGGCACAGGTGGGACTATTTATTTGAGACCACGCATACTTCATTCTTTCCAATCTTTTTCTTAGCATCTGTGTGAAGAAAGGTTGTGTACTTACATTTCTTTACACTGATATATGTGCATACTCTCACTGTAATTATATATGGACACACTTAAACCCACACAGGCACATACACACACTCatcatatataaatatatatatacacaccgatagatatagatatagatatagatatagatatagatatagatatagatatagatatagatatagatatagataaaGATATAGGTGTATAACAGTGATGATGACAGGTCTTGCTTTCTTGTTACTACTGTGTTAGTTTACATAAATATTCAATACCTGCACTccctttttcacctttttctcccttcctgcCATCTCTACCATCTCTTCCTGGAAGACCAATGCGTCCATGTGGCCCCGGGGATCCGCTGGCTCCAGGGgggccagcagggcctggcaaACCTGGGATGCTGCAGATATATCTGGTGTAgtaattttctcctttgctcTGGCTTTGAAGAGGTTGTTCACTTGTATAGATGGCAAAACTTGTAatgtacagcagcacaaacatcCTCagatctgggaaaaaaaaatttgtcaGAACACTTTAGGCACATGGAAATGGCTCTGAGTATGCAAATAAGTGTGACACTGTGATGCATTATGCACAAGCAGAGGTGCAGACCTCAACCTGGAATTTATGCCTTACCAAAATCCATGTAGGAGGCAAGGAGGAAAGTCTGTCAGGTTGGAGCTTTTTCTGGGCACTGTACAAGTTGCTGTATGACTTTCAAATAAGTAACTGTAGACTGGCATAGTGTAACTGGTGAATCTCAGCTTTCTGGGGCCAAATGTTgacacatgaaaaaataatctgGATTTTTTCAATGCAAAGACCTTTGCATAGTTTATTTTGTCTTTGGTCCCTATACAAGCTTTACAGCTAAAAGCCCTCTTGCTGGAGGGAGTTAGTCTGTGCTAGATGCATGTGCCTGTAGTCAGGATAAAGCTTACACcttcatttcattttgaaatttgCCCTTATGGTGGCAAATGAATCTCCGGCTTAAACAACTGCAGCAGAAACTTGCTGAAACTGCAGAAATGATGGGAGGCAGTTAGAGAGCTACAGCTCCAGTGCCCCTTGGAAACAGCACAAATAAACACTTCACCCTAATCCTCAGGTGGAACcaggcagctgccctgccctgccctgcaggggaTGGTGGGGTGTGAATGGGCTGCTAACAGGTTGAGTTTTTTAAGCCTGGCTTAGGCTGTCATATACAATGAACTGTGTCACAATATCTTGCAAGAAAAGTGATTAAATTTTATATATGGTATTTGGGTGTTTTCATAAACGATTGGGTAGAAATTTCTCTGTCCCACTGTATACTGGGATACTAAAGAAAAGTAACTGTAGAAACATTGACATGTTGAGTAATTGCAGTACCTGATATACAAAGGTGTCTTAAATTTAGTGTTGCATTAGCAGAGAGTCAATCATGGGTCAGGTGAGAACCTACAAGTCAAGCTGTTTTTTCTAGTTCCTTTGCTGTCTTCTCAGAAAATTTGTGTGCGTTTTTTTGTTGGAGCTGTCCATTCTGTCAGAGTAATTTACAGCATTCAAGGAAATTGGAATCCACAGGTTTctgtagggagaaaaaaatggaatgggagattgagaaaaaatatctgtaaaatgCAGTCTATCTTTTTTTTACAGTGAGTCATAGACTCACAGAaccattaaggttggaaaagacctttaagataaGATTATCAAGTCCAGCCATCCACCCAACATCATCACCATGTTCATCACTAAACAATGTAAAATCCACACGTTTCTTGAACgcttccagagatggtgactctgctgctttcctaggcagcctgttccaatgctaCTCAACCCCTTCTGTGAAGACAGATTTCCTGCTACCCAATCTAACCCTCCAGTGCCACAGTTTGACATTATTTCCTTTCACCCTGTCacttgttccctgggagaagagactgacccccacctggctgccacctcctttcagggagctgtggaaCAGGATGAGGTCTCCCCCAAACCTCCAGGCtaaacactcccagctccctcagctgctgctcacaggacctgtgctccaggcccttcatcagctctgctgcccttctctgggcatgctccagcacctcagtgtctttCTTGAAGTGGGGTTCCAAAGCTGAActcaggatttgaggtgtgtcctcaccagtgcccagtacagggggacaatccctgccgTGGTCCTGTTGGCCACACTGTTGCTGCTACGAGCCAGGTGcctttggccttcttggccaccagggcacagctggctcgTGTTCAGTCACTGTCAAATAGcatccccaggtccttttccactggaCACCTttccactctgccccagcctgtggcactgcctggggctgcaggacctggcactggaccttgttgaacctcacacAACCATCCTCAGCCCCCTggtccagcctgtccagatccctctgcagaacCTTTTAATCTAGAAATTGTTGTTCTCATTCTCCCCTCTGTGATACTGGTTGGCATTAACCGATTTAAAACCCCAAGCCATTACATTTACTTGCAGTTCATGATATTTCAACTGGTATATGGATGGCATGGTCAGATCTATTCAGCAAAGATCagcatatatgtatatacatgcATGCACAGTCATACACAGTCTTTATGAAGAATCTTTTATTTTACAGAGTGGAAAATTAGAAAATGTTATGGTTATCAGTGataatgcagaaaaaatataaaaatagtatATTTGTAGAGAAATAAACAATGCTCCAAAATTCTCTTCAGTGataaacattttgcttttcattttagaCGTCTTGCATCAAATTGGTAGAAACCAAACTATTAATTTTGCTATTATTTGATGAAGCCTTACCATATAGTCAGGCATAGCAGTCTCCACAAATGGATTAGCATATGAATGCTGAACATTACAGCACAGCAGTGAATGATAACTCGAAGGCAGTTGTTAGCTACAAGATGAACCTCACAGCAACCGTTTGCTCTGATGTACTACTGAGCAAACTCAAATAAAGCTCATGGATTTTCATGGGACTTAAATCAGGGACAAAAAagctctctgcagagaaggaaaaacttTAAACACTTAGCCAGGAGGGAACAGCTTGGAGGGACTTCATGCTTCAAGCTGCATATGCATTTTACACAAAGCTGATGGATAAGAAGCAGACATGACCTAAGGATCAAggactggaaaaaaatcctgcccTTTGCCAGATGAAAGTCTGAATCAGTAGGCTGGGTATTCCCACACTGTGTTGCATGTAAGCCAGGCAAAAACTATCTCAACAATTTCTAGTTTTGCCTGTGTCAAGGGTATCTTACAAATCAGAGTAAAAACCTacacacagctgctcctgtcaCTGGCTGGCCAGTACCTTATTGATGTGTGAAGCTGTCTCCAGCTCCCAGACCTCCCCTGCTGTTCTTCTCATGTGCCTGCAGGAAATTAATTGGTCTGGGACATGTATTTCTGAATAGACCATGGgaaaaatgtcatttggagAAGGTGAGGGGAATGGGGTTGTTGAGATAGGGATGTGTCTTAGATGGCTGGGGCTTTGTGTTTGGAGAACCAGTTCAGGATGGAGAAGGCATAGAGGACAATATACAGAGATTTCATCTATGTGTTGGGGGTCTTAAGGAGTGACAGGGCTGTGCAACTGAATGGTGGGAATGCAGTTAGGCAAACAGAGCTGGACTTGGGAGCAAATTATTATAATGGCTCCGGCGATGATGTTTGCAGACCTGAATTTATTCTTGGGGGGAACACAGAAAGCTGCTTCCAACAGTGGTGGCCAAAAAATGACATTTGGGAAACCATGCATTAACCCAGGGAATCAGGAATTCTCTTGCCCTTTGAATTCAGACTCTTGAATTTCTTTGTACATAACAGTAGTTATTTTATAACAAGGAGGGATGCCTGTCTGTTAGTGCAGTCTCTTGGAAAAAGACTCAAAAGGGAATCTCCTCAGaccaaggaaagaaggacaatgCTGAACCCATGCCCCCTATTTCCCAGTGAGTGCCCTTCAAAGCACCACTGAAAAGTTAAAGGTGAAAAAGAACATATGACCATGGCTTTTGAAATTTCAGGTTGACTTAGGAGGCCAAAATCAGAGATTTCAGTTCACAGGGTTTTAAGAAGCTAGAGGGTATAATGGACTTCCCAGATCACTTCCTCAGGAGTCACCTATTGTTGCAGTTTTATTGTTGTAGTTAAATATTTGTTCACAGAGAGTTAACTGGGAGGCAGAACGTGAATCATAAATAACACTTTGTTCTTGGCTTCTGGTTGTCCTTTTCAAAGATAAAAAACTTTTGTCCATAAACTGGGGTAGGAAACAAAGTCCTTGATATATGCCAAGTGATTTGTCTccagagaaaaacaacatttgAGCAGTTCAATGTATTTTTCCAAAAGCTGAAAGCCAGAATAAGCACATGGTATTCTTCTTCAGAACAATAACAGACATCTTCATTATAGCCATcatcaaaaataataatgaaaattatacAAACTCGGAGTTAAAATAATGTTATTCCACGTTTAGGAAATGGCATTTCAATAAGTTTCAAATCCACTAGGTAGAGGAAGAATGAACATCAAGGCATTCACTGGAGGATGATGGACATGCTGATCAGTTCTAGTCATAGAATTACAggatggtttgtgttggaaaggacctttaagatcatctagttccagcctccctgctgtgggcagggacacttttcactATACAAGTTTTCTCCGAATGGTTTCTAAAACAGATTTTCCAAGTGAGTTCTTAAAGTTATCTCATTCATTTAATActggaaaaacattaaaaaaacttttCTGGACCTCGTTGCAGTCTGTTAAGGTGGCAGATCCAAAGAATCAAAAGCaagtggccagcaggtcaagggaggtgcTTATAGCTCTCTACTCCACTCTtgtgagatcccacctggaatGCTGTGCCCAAATCTGGGATCTTCAGCGAGGAAGGACATGgacatgctggagcaggttcaGAGGGGACCACAAAGACAAtcaagggtctggagcacctctcctattAACACTCACTGAGGGAGTCAGTACTTAAAGGTGGTACTTGTGAGAAAGATGGAGACAGACTGTTTAGTAGGGCCTGTTGCAATAGGACAAGGGGATATGGCTTTAAACTAACATAGGGTAGATTTAAAATAGACAGAAGGGAGACATTTTTTATCCTGATGATGGCAatacactggaacaggttgtccagagaggagtcaatgccccatccttggaaacattcaaggccaggttgaacaGGGCTCTAAGCAAAGGTATCTAGCTGGAGATGTGCCTGATGATTGCAGGGGGGTTGGActaaatgatttttaaaggtctcttccaacacaaactgttctgtaattctgtgatctCCCTCGAGAACATACTCTGTAAGTTAGATCCCCACTGaagccagggctcagcacaggctTTTCATCAAGACATTAGGAAATCTCATTTCATTGCTGCTATACTCAGACTATGTCactaacatttttttaaacttagaaATTCAGGGATTGTAAGAAATTGCCAGTTTTGAGACTTTCTGGTATATGATCTAATCTTTCTCACTTGTTCAACTATGTAGTGCTAATTCTAAAATTTATTAATTGGCATTGTTTTGAAACAAGCCTAGAAGATTTCCCATGAATCTGTTGTAAATAAAAACTGGGTCAAGTGCCAGTAGCTATTAGTCACAAGCTACCCTGGCTATGTTCTTACTTTTGTCTTGCCTTGCTAGCTTTGAATTCACTTCCAATACATACACACAGCTGTTTAGGCAGTAGAAGATGTGTTTTAACTTCTTGTGCACAAAGGCATAGATGAGAAATTGTGATACCTGTGGGCCCTTTCTGTCTGCAGCCCTGGCAATGGATTAGTGGTAAAGAGCAAGATACTCTATATGTCCTTTGGCTTTCCAAATGCAAAGGCCCCAAATGCCCCACATAGCTACCAGGAATCCTCACTGTGAGATGCACAGAtcttccccagctctcccatctAGGAACTGTAGGGTAGGAGAAACAAAGTGAATAAGGAGATAGTAAGTCAAGATgagaggtagagagagagagagacatcTTCAGCAATTAATGTGAAATCTCACTGGCTATGCCAGTCTTTTCCCTCTCAAAACATGATCCACAAAAATCAGCTGTGTCCCCATGCCTGAAGGGTTCAAACCTGCCATTCAATCTGCCACCACCACTTACCTTTCTACAAGGCCTTAGAAACAGGTGTTTATGGCTTGACATGCCACATTCAGTAGTTTTTTTGCTCTGTAAGATTTTTATGCCATCAAAATGTGAATCTTaatgatgttttttttttttttccccatggattTTACAGTGATCACCCACCTTCAGTTGGCCACAGCTTTATACATCTCCCAGCTTGTTTTGTGTTATTGGGGGCTATGCTGGACTTCCAGAGCTTCACCGTAACACCACACCTTACTCTAATGAATCAAGACCACAGCTGGCCGTTACCACAGTGCTTGGGTTACCTACACAGCCCAGCAATCTTCACAGGGCTTTGCACTGTTTTGTTTCCCTTGTGTAAGAAGGGGAAAGTGATCCAACAGTATTTGAGCAGTTTGAACTTCTGACTCCCAGTACCAAATGGCAGCTGATGGTGCCCAAATGAATCAATCAGCCAGTGGGAAGGACCATTAGCtaaatatttctgagaaaaaaatccttaaaggCCTCATTAGCAGTGCTGACATTTAACAGTCTCACGCACTTAAGTTTGCAGTCATGTTTGAACAATCCTCTTCATAACTATGTTGAATTCAGCCAGATTCTTCAACCATGTCTCAAGCCTCCATTAAAAATCAAGTGCTTGTAACCAAGGCCAGAAGTTTAGTATGCTTGATTTTCAAAGTATCAGAAGAGTGGGAGcaattttatttctcagtatCTGTCTTAAGACATAGTCTCTCCAGGTACTGCCATTATTTGGAAGgttgtttttctgaaaaatgccaGAGAGCCTGGTCAAGGTTTGTACTGGTGAGATAGCTTGACTCAGCTGGTGGGAATTTTAACAAGTATGCTGGCAGGCAAAGCAGTTTCACTGCCAGCTGTACCAGAacacacaaataaatacaaCCTGACAGAATTTGTTTTGACAGAATGCCAAGAAGTGAGGCCAGTTGCTTACAGTTGGCAAGTGACATGGAGACAATGCATGTTTGCTTGCAGTGTAGAGAAAAATGTCCAGGATTTAACACTGGGAGACTCAGAATATGAGTGTACCTACACCTCAGGTACAGGATTATTTGAAATGTGTTCTctatttccttaaaataaaataggaaaatgcAGCGGTCACACAGGAAAAAGAGATAGGAGCCATAAATTAGAAGCTGTCTTCAGGGATGACCTAGAAATTGAAGGGTTGGTTATGAATCTGGACTGGAATACAGCATATGGAAGCACACAGGCATCTAAAGATGTGGATAGATGCCTAGAGCAGTGTGCCCATCTCCTGTGAAAAGTATTTCAATTCAAGCAGGCTTCCTCCTCttggctcctctccagcccttACCAGGAAAATTTCTATCTCCTGTCTTAGATCATTCTGCCTTGCCAACCttgtaatgaaaagaaataaaaaacaggcTGGGTAAACCATTTTGGATGGtttggaaagaggaaaaacagggTGCAAAAATGTCAAACTGCAAGGTACATGGGGACAAATAAGAAGAAAAGTAACAGATTCTTGCCACAAGTCATGGGGACAGACTTCCCCTGCCTCATACCTTGTGCTTGCTTGTGTTCCCACCTGGGCTTTGTGAGCAGAAGCCCATAGAGAGCTCCCCTTGTGACAGCAATCACTTCGCACAGCAGTGACTGGTGGGGGACAGCCAGCAAAGCAAGAGCTGCTTTGGGAGCTTCACTGGATGTATAGCTGAATATGCTGTGGTCTCTGGGCATGGCTAAATTCTCATGCCCTCAAGGTAAATGTTATTTATTAGATCATGGACACCTCTGATGGATTCTCCTTCACCCAGTTGCTCCCTTGGTACAGCACATGGCACCAAAGAACAGTGTTCATTCACCATGTGAGAGGAAAAATGTGTAGAGAAGAAAGCCTCCAGACCCTCAAAAGGACACTCTTCCCCCAGAACATTGTTTTCTTCTGGAAGTTCATCCAATGATATCACCCTGGCACTGTGCCTTTCTGGGAACTGTGTGGAAAAGCAGGCATCCAGCCAGGGACTGCATTCTACACTGAACTAGGCAGAGACCAAAGGAGCAGTTTAAAGGCTTAGACTGCACTGAGCTGGTTGATTTTTCTGAGGCAAGCTGGGGAAGGTGCCCATAAACTGCTCTGtcagggaagctgtggaggctgtgccctgggggagggagcagccctgtTCAGCTCCATGGCAGTGTcttgtccctgtcctgctgtaaATGGAAGAGGATATCTGTCCATGGCTTGACATGAGTAAATTTTTTCAAAACCCATCATAGTTAAGCTTTTTGGAGTACACTTGCAACAAATCAAGCTGATAGC from Ammospiza nelsoni isolate bAmmNel1 chromosome 4, bAmmNel1.pri, whole genome shotgun sequence includes the following:
- the LOC132072337 gene encoding complement C1q tumor necrosis factor-related protein 7 isoform X3, with product MDFDLRMFVLLYITSFAIYTSEQPLQSQSKGENYYTRYICSIPGLPGPAGPPGASGSPGPHGRIGLPGRDGRDGRKGEKGEKGSAGLRGKTGPLGPAGEKGDQGESGKKGPGGLTGAKGDVGPAGPPGPKGDKGDRGEPGAPGVCKCGKIVLKSAFSVGITTSYPEERLPIVFNKVLFNEGEHYNPSTGKFICAIPGIYYFSYDITLANKHLAIGLVHNGKYRIKTFDANTGNHDVASGSTVIYLQPEDEVWLEIFYTDQNGLFSDPTWADSLFSGFLLYVDTDYLDALSDEDEL
- the LOC132072337 gene encoding complement C1q tumor necrosis factor-related protein 7 isoform X4; the encoded protein is MFVLLYITSFAIYTSEQPLQSQSKGENYYTRYICSIPGLPGPAGPPGASGSPGPHGRIGLPGRDGRDGRKGEKGEKGSAGLRGKTGPLGPAGEKGDQGESGKKGPGGLTGAKGDVGPAGPPGPKGDKGDRGEPGAPGVCKCGKIVLKSAFSVGITTSYPEERLPIVFNKVLFNEGEHYNPSTGKFICAIPGIYYFSYDITLANKHLAIGLVHNGKYRIKTFDANTGNHDVASGSTVIYLQPEDEVWLEIFYTDQNGLFSDPTWADSLFSGFLLYVDTDYLDALSDEDEL